Proteins from one Nakamurella multipartita DSM 44233 genomic window:
- a CDS encoding YggS family pyridoxal phosphate-dependent enzyme codes for MLPDPEPAGTPTGASAGPVVERLAEARRRVRAAAEAAGRDPAEVRILLATKTMPPEVIAQALAAGATLIGENRVQEVLAKADALAGFPHTMHFIGHLQSNKVNQLLPHIQCLQTLDSVDLIGRLQSRLESAARNLDVFIQVNVSGEQTKSGIAPADAREMVEAVAAAPRLRLRGFMTIGLNSPDRDAIRRGYRALATIRDRAADEQWPGAQDAVELSMGMSGDFADAIAEGATIVRLGSAVFGPRPAR; via the coding sequence GTGCTCCCCGATCCCGAACCCGCCGGTACCCCGACCGGCGCCTCCGCCGGTCCGGTGGTCGAACGGCTGGCCGAAGCCCGTCGCCGGGTGCGGGCGGCGGCCGAGGCAGCGGGTCGGGATCCCGCCGAGGTCCGCATCCTGCTGGCCACCAAGACGATGCCGCCCGAGGTGATCGCGCAGGCCCTGGCCGCGGGGGCGACGCTGATCGGGGAGAACCGCGTCCAGGAAGTGCTGGCCAAGGCCGACGCGTTGGCCGGGTTTCCGCACACCATGCATTTCATTGGCCATCTGCAGTCCAACAAGGTCAATCAACTTCTGCCGCACATCCAGTGCCTGCAGACATTGGATTCGGTCGACCTGATCGGCCGGTTGCAATCCCGGCTCGAATCCGCCGCCCGGAATCTGGATGTATTCATCCAGGTGAATGTCTCGGGCGAGCAGACCAAATCCGGAATCGCCCCGGCGGACGCGCGGGAGATGGTCGAGGCGGTGGCGGCGGCCCCCCGATTGCGGCTGCGCGGGTTCATGACGATCGGGTTGAACTCACCCGACCGGGACGCGATCCGCCGCGGCTACCGGGCGTTGGCCACCATCCGTGACCGGGCCGCGGACGAGCAGTGGCCCGGAGCGCAGGACGCGGTCGAGCTGTCGATGGGGATGAGCGGCGACTTCGCCGATGCGATCGCCGAGGGCGCCACCATCGTCCGGCTCGGCTCGGCGGTCTTCGGGCCCCGGCCGGCCCGTTGA